Proteins from a genomic interval of Hornefia porci:
- a CDS encoding VRR-NUC domain-containing protein, translating into MNEKHIEKKLREAVRGMGGIAAKFVSPGWDGVPDRLLLFSGGKAAFVEVKKPGGKLKPLQQKRKRQLEALGFKVYVLDGIEQIGGILDDIQTT; encoded by the coding sequence ATGAATGAGAAGCATATCGAGAAAAAGCTCCGGGAAGCTGTCAGAGGAATGGGAGGCATAGCGGCAAAATTTGTGAGCCCGGGATGGGATGGCGTGCCCGACAGATTGCTCCTGTTTTCCGGAGGCAAGGCTGCCTTTGTGGAAGTAAAGAAGCCGGGAGGGAAGTTAAAGCCGCTTCAGCAGAAAAGAAAAAGGCAGCTTGAGGCACTTGGCTTTAAGGTCTACGTGCTGGATGGCATAGAGCAGATCGGAGGAATCCTTGATGATATACAAACCACATGA
- a CDS encoding RNA polymerase subunit sigma-70 gives MTTDQADKIRELRIKGEGYRSIASKVGLSRDIVRNYCKGHGLDGYANVLAMNIREQIELGRACLWCGKELGQPLTGRRRKFCSDKCRREWWKAHPERINRSEDAFYEKTCVYCGREFKAYGNKGRRYCSHDCYVRDRFFREEEGRDPYISPKESEEANG, from the coding sequence ATGACGACGGATCAGGCGGATAAGATCCGTGAACTTCGAATAAAAGGGGAAGGCTACCGGAGCATCGCCTCGAAGGTCGGTCTCTCAAGAGATATCGTCAGAAACTACTGCAAGGGACACGGGCTGGATGGCTACGCTAATGTCCTCGCAATGAACATCCGGGAACAGATTGAGCTTGGCAGAGCATGTCTTTGGTGCGGCAAGGAACTGGGGCAGCCGCTCACCGGACGCAGGAGAAAGTTCTGCTCAGATAAATGCAGACGCGAATGGTGGAAGGCGCACCCGGAGCGGATCAACAGAAGTGAAGACGCGTTTTATGAAAAGACCTGCGTGTATTGCGGCAGGGAATTCAAAGCATACGGCAATAAGGGCAGGCGTTACTGCTCCCATGATTGCTATGTAAGAGATCGCTTCTTCCGGGAAGAGGAAGGCCGCGATCCGTATATCAGTCCAAAGGAAAGCGAGGAAGCGAATGGATAA
- a CDS encoding site-specific DNA-methyltransferase, with protein MDKAMEWKELAISDLKPATYNPRKKLKAGDKEYEKIKNSIQEFGYVEPIIVNYDMTVIGGHQRLTVLRDMGYDTVQCVMVHIEDAAKVKALNVALNKITGAWDEQLLADLLVDLQKENFNTDLTGFEPPEIGQLFSKVHNKDITEDDFDVEAELAKSTKAKLGDVWILGDHRVVCGDSTLPETFHTLMDGKKTNLVVTDPPYNVDVEETAGKIKNDNMADEDFYKFLFAALVNMEQNMEPDASIYLFHADTQGLTVRRAFTDAGFYLSGCCIWKKNALVLGRSPYQWIHEPCLFGWKIGGKHQWYSDRKQTTVWEYDRPKASREHPTMKPVALMAYPMKNSCMSNCIVLDPFLGSGSTLIAAEETGRICYGVELDEKFVDVIVWRYMEATGKTDVYVIRDGKKIPVSEVEESE; from the coding sequence ATGGATAAGGCGATGGAATGGAAAGAACTGGCCATAAGCGATCTTAAGCCAGCAACATATAATCCGAGAAAGAAGCTAAAAGCTGGAGATAAGGAATACGAAAAGATCAAGAATTCGATTCAGGAGTTTGGTTACGTTGAGCCGATTATTGTTAACTACGATATGACAGTGATTGGCGGACACCAGCGGCTGACCGTACTCCGAGATATGGGGTACGATACCGTCCAGTGTGTAATGGTACACATTGAAGATGCGGCAAAAGTCAAAGCATTGAACGTTGCGCTCAATAAGATCACAGGCGCGTGGGATGAACAGCTTCTCGCAGATCTTCTTGTAGACCTTCAGAAGGAAAATTTCAATACTGACCTGACCGGATTTGAGCCACCGGAAATCGGGCAGCTTTTCTCCAAGGTACATAACAAGGATATTACCGAGGATGATTTCGATGTTGAAGCAGAGCTTGCAAAATCGACGAAAGCAAAGCTCGGTGATGTTTGGATTCTTGGAGATCACAGGGTAGTCTGCGGCGACTCGACGCTGCCGGAGACATTTCATACTCTGATGGACGGAAAGAAGACCAACCTGGTAGTAACAGATCCGCCATATAACGTGGATGTAGAGGAGACCGCCGGGAAGATCAAAAACGACAATATGGCCGACGAGGACTTCTATAAGTTCCTGTTCGCGGCACTTGTAAATATGGAGCAGAACATGGAGCCGGATGCTTCGATCTATTTATTCCATGCAGATACGCAAGGCCTGACTGTGCGCCGGGCATTTACGGACGCAGGCTTTTATCTGTCAGGCTGCTGCATATGGAAGAAGAATGCGCTGGTGCTCGGGAGAAGCCCATACCAATGGATACATGAACCATGCCTTTTCGGTTGGAAGATCGGCGGCAAGCACCAATGGTACTCCGACAGAAAGCAGACAACCGTCTGGGAATATGACAGGCCAAAGGCAAGCCGGGAGCACCCGACAATGAAACCTGTGGCTCTTATGGCATATCCGATGAAAAACTCCTGTATGAGCAACTGCATCGTGCTTGATCCGTTTCTCGGCTCCGGCTCGACGCTCATCGCAGCAGAGGAGACAGGACGGATCTGCTACGGGGTTGAGCTTGATGAAAAGTTTGTGGACGTCATCGTCTGGCGTTACATGGAAGCGACCGGAAAGACGGATGTTTATGTGATCCGGGACGGTAAAAAGATCCCGGTATCAGAGGTGGAAGAATCTGAATAA
- a CDS encoding DUF7698 family protein yields MLKKENAHFDNLMEIARVYDEAKKAHEAKKQEIIDTYSWDSEELKGWYAEKAYMTFPISQGACKAYRAFCESIEHENEELQMDDFLWESEVEDFVSCLKEAGIGTFVYTNQSTAVMENLHGFAAAGCKMDGLCTIKRWERRFGENREKEILGIHFTVC; encoded by the coding sequence ATGCTGAAGAAAGAAAACGCACACTTTGATAACCTGATGGAGATCGCAAGAGTCTATGATGAGGCGAAGAAAGCCCATGAAGCAAAGAAGCAGGAGATCATTGACACCTACAGCTGGGACTCAGAGGAGCTTAAAGGCTGGTACGCTGAGAAGGCGTACATGACTTTCCCGATTTCGCAGGGAGCCTGCAAAGCCTACAGAGCATTTTGCGAGAGCATTGAGCACGAAAACGAGGAACTGCAGATGGACGATTTCCTTTGGGAGAGCGAGGTGGAAGACTTCGTAAGCTGCCTGAAGGAAGCCGGGATCGGCACCTTCGTTTACACCAACCAGAGCACAGCGGTCATGGAAAACCTGCACGGATTTGCAGCAGCAGGCTGCAAGATGGACGGGCTTTGCACCATCAAAAGATGGGAACGCCGCTTCGGAGAAAACCGCGAAAAAGAGATCCTCGGAATCCACTTCACGGTCTGCTAA
- a CDS encoding virulence-associated E family protein produces MRDLAIAYGNSRQAKKWSNKTILFDSLKERLKTPIRTIESAEEYAAMSKAQKDAAKDHGGFVAGALKGGRRKVDTVEKRSMIALDGDRIPREFLEDYESIVGYTSALYTTHSHTPDKPRARMVFPLTRDVTPEEFVAVSRYLAQELGIDYFDECSYLPNQLMYWPSAPSNGEYVYKETDGGWLDPDKILNDHPEWTDPTQLPTSSRESKANTISKKKVQDPLSKEGVVGLFNRAFYPISKALETFLPDVYEPTVNPDRYQLIGSKSVAGVEIKEDMFVYSHHATDAAYLKLCNAFDIVRIHKFGGDDEKKSFREMAEFAMQIDEVKILAANERLAQAEIDFEDGDDDWKTKLKYQPRSQLLENSVYNLNLILNYDPDFRNFAYNEMANRVQVTGDLPWERPEGNAFWRDADTAQLKSIIDIRYLPFSSRNYDVSFTKVADDRHFHPIRDYLDGLPEWDGVERVDSLFIKYLQADDTEYIRTVTRKTFAAAVARIYVPGIKFDSVPVLDGDQGIGKSTIVKDLVTSDYYSETLSLTDMDDKSGAEKLQGFWVIEIGELAGMKKADIEKVKAFLSTSDDKYRPSYGKVVESHPRQCIIIATVNGERGYLRDITGNRRFWIIKVHQKKQKKSWSFDKAFRDQFWAEAKEIWKSGEKLYLEGDVLEASEEAQKGAMEADERIGIIEEYLNKELPMSWSELDLYTRRDYLSGAGFNNIASDETFTRSEVSNAEIWCECLGNNIKEMKPADSYAIAAMMAQIKGWERTTQIKRLPIYGRQRLYKKVTQ; encoded by the coding sequence ATGCGTGATTTAGCAATAGCCTATGGCAACAGTCGTCAGGCAAAGAAATGGAGCAACAAGACAATACTGTTTGATTCCTTAAAGGAAAGGCTGAAGACTCCGATCCGTACCATTGAGTCTGCAGAGGAGTATGCTGCCATGAGTAAGGCGCAGAAGGATGCTGCAAAAGACCACGGCGGCTTTGTTGCAGGTGCTCTTAAGGGCGGCAGGCGCAAGGTAGATACTGTTGAGAAGCGGTCGATGATCGCGCTTGATGGCGACCGGATTCCAAGGGAGTTTCTGGAGGATTACGAGAGTATTGTTGGCTATACCTCTGCTCTTTATACCACGCATAGCCATACGCCGGACAAGCCGAGAGCGAGGATGGTATTTCCGCTGACCAGGGATGTTACGCCGGAGGAGTTTGTGGCGGTATCAAGGTATCTGGCGCAGGAGCTTGGGATTGACTATTTTGATGAGTGTTCTTATCTGCCGAATCAGCTCATGTACTGGCCATCGGCTCCATCTAACGGCGAATATGTGTATAAGGAGACGGATGGCGGCTGGCTCGATCCGGATAAGATATTAAACGATCATCCGGAATGGACAGATCCCACACAGCTTCCAACATCATCAAGGGAGAGCAAGGCGAATACGATCTCGAAAAAGAAGGTGCAGGATCCTCTCTCCAAGGAAGGCGTGGTCGGTCTGTTCAACCGGGCATTCTACCCAATATCGAAAGCTCTGGAGACATTTCTGCCTGACGTATATGAGCCGACAGTAAATCCTGACAGATACCAACTGATCGGCTCCAAAAGCGTTGCTGGCGTAGAGATCAAGGAGGATATGTTCGTTTATTCTCACCATGCCACAGATGCCGCATATCTGAAGCTCTGTAATGCTTTTGACATTGTCCGTATCCATAAGTTTGGCGGTGACGACGAGAAGAAATCATTCAGGGAGATGGCGGAATTTGCCATGCAGATCGATGAGGTGAAGATCCTTGCAGCCAATGAGCGTCTTGCACAGGCGGAGATTGATTTTGAAGATGGGGATGATGACTGGAAGACAAAGCTGAAATATCAGCCGAGATCTCAGCTTCTGGAAAATAGCGTTTATAACCTGAATCTGATACTGAACTACGATCCGGATTTCAGGAACTTCGCTTATAACGAGATGGCAAACCGGGTGCAGGTGACCGGGGATCTTCCATGGGAGCGTCCGGAAGGAAATGCCTTCTGGCGTGATGCTGACACAGCGCAGCTTAAGTCGATCATTGATATCCGGTACCTGCCGTTCTCAAGCAGAAACTATGATGTCTCTTTTACCAAGGTGGCTGACGACAGGCATTTCCATCCTATCCGGGACTATCTTGACGGTTTGCCAGAGTGGGATGGCGTAGAGCGTGTAGACAGCCTGTTTATTAAATATCTGCAGGCAGATGATACTGAGTATATCCGGACAGTTACAAGAAAGACCTTTGCAGCGGCAGTGGCACGGATCTATGTGCCGGGGATCAAGTTTGACTCGGTGCCTGTTCTTGATGGCGATCAGGGCATAGGGAAAAGTACGATTGTGAAAGACCTGGTTACATCCGATTATTATTCCGAAACACTTTCTCTTACCGATATGGATGATAAGTCCGGAGCAGAGAAGTTGCAGGGCTTTTGGGTGATCGAAATCGGAGAGCTTGCAGGAATGAAGAAGGCCGACATTGAGAAGGTTAAGGCCTTCCTGTCCACCTCAGATGATAAGTATCGTCCTTCCTACGGCAAGGTGGTAGAGAGCCATCCAAGGCAATGCATTATCATTGCGACCGTAAATGGTGAACGTGGCTATCTTCGTGATATTACAGGTAACCGTAGATTTTGGATCATCAAGGTACATCAGAAGAAACAGAAGAAGTCATGGAGCTTTGATAAGGCCTTCCGGGATCAGTTTTGGGCGGAGGCAAAGGAAATCTGGAAGTCCGGGGAGAAGCTGTATCTGGAGGGCGACGTTTTGGAAGCTTCCGAGGAAGCACAGAAGGGTGCGATGGAAGCGGATGAGCGCATCGGCATCATCGAGGAGTATTTGAATAAAGAGCTTCCGATGAGCTGGAGCGAACTGGATCTGTACACAAGACGCGATTACCTATCAGGGGCAGGCTTTAACAATATCGCCTCTGATGAGACGTTCACAAGGTCGGAGGTGAGCAATGCGGAGATATGGTGTGAATGCCTCGGAAATAACATCAAAGAGATGAAGCCAGCGGACAGCTATGCAATTGCAGCGATGATGGCTCAAATCAAGGGCTGGGAGCGCACCACTCAGATCAAAAGGCTGCCCATTTATGGCAGGCAGAGACTGTACAAAAAGGTGACGCAGTAA
- a CDS encoding HNH endonuclease — MPRRPDTPCKYPGCARLVPYGSKYCAEHTPFHRQEQRTTTEKGYGTRWQKESRAFLRANPLCIRCREQGRYVKATVVDHVVPHRGDPVLFWDRSNWQPLCKSCHDHKTMTEDRYPIYEY, encoded by the coding sequence ATGCCGAGAAGACCTGACACACCGTGCAAGTACCCGGGCTGCGCAAGGCTGGTTCCTTACGGCAGTAAGTACTGCGCCGAGCACACACCGTTTCACAGACAGGAGCAGCGGACAACAACAGAGAAAGGTTACGGCACTCGCTGGCAGAAGGAGTCCAGAGCATTCCTTCGTGCCAATCCTCTGTGCATCAGATGCAGGGAGCAAGGAAGGTACGTCAAGGCGACAGTCGTTGACCACGTCGTACCGCACCGGGGGGATCCCGTTCTGTTCTGGGATCGGAGCAACTGGCAGCCGCTTTGTAAAAGCTGCCATGACCATAAGACAATGACAGAGGATCGTTACCCCATCTATGAATACTGA
- a CDS encoding DNA polymerase has product MQLGIDIETYSDVDLAKCGVYAYTDSPAFEILLFAYAFDDEDVSIVDVAQGESLPDRVLAALTDDSIVKTAFNAAFERTCIAKHYNLTLLPAAWQCTAVQSAMLALPASLDGVGEVLDIRQKKLKEGKDLVRYFSMPCKPTKANGGRTRNLPEHDPGKWKQFKSYCIRDVEAEREIRYKLRNFPIPESEQLLYQMDQEINDRGVLVDQVLVEHAVTCDTEYRQQVTRRAYELSGLENPNSPAQIKDWLSDRGVQVDSLSKKAVTDLIGETKGEVLEMLKLRLLMAKTSVKKYEAIQRSVCSDGRVHGLLQFYGANRTGRWCLTGDHEVLTPNGWVRLDEFQGGKMMCWNSTTETLSFQETKPVAFPYEGELVTYTGKRISQVATPDHRMATLSKEGLWEERTVEDIGEHRFKIPFTGKRIVKQRPYDVPELKVLIMTQADGHYTADGAVRFHFSKERKILRCQELLTNCGLHYVIQSNGDGTTVITVKSSQVPLWLRMFSKKTFGYWMLDEPQEIVFEELVFWDGYRSAPNSIQYSTKVRQNADVIQACALCAGYSATLKTKKHETSEWSDAYIVNIWLTPGHGTSIRREQVGRVDYTGTVYCAETSTGFFPVRRDGRVWITGNSGRLVQVQNLPQNHLEDLSLARDLVKAGDYETLDLLFDSVPGVLSELIRTAFIPKSGCRFIVADFSAIEARVLAWLSGEQWRIETFKEGGDIYCASASKMFGVPVVKHGENGHLRQKGKIAELALGYGGSTGALTAMGAIDMGIPEEELPVLVSQWRTANPHITKFWWDIDVASKKAVREKTTVSCGNIVFEYRSGILFITLPSGRRLSYVKPRLETNRFERPAITYEGAGESKKWMRIETYGAKLTENIVQATARDLLAQAMLRLRAAGFEIVMHIHDEAVCEVPVGQSSVEEVCRIMTEVPKWAAELPLNADGYECTFYKKD; this is encoded by the coding sequence ATGCAGCTTGGAATTGATATCGAGACCTATTCCGATGTGGATCTGGCCAAGTGCGGTGTCTATGCATATACGGACAGCCCTGCGTTTGAAATCCTGCTCTTTGCATACGCTTTTGATGATGAGGACGTGAGCATCGTTGACGTCGCGCAGGGTGAGAGCCTCCCGGACAGGGTGCTTGCTGCTCTGACCGACGACAGTATCGTAAAGACAGCCTTCAACGCGGCTTTTGAAAGAACCTGTATCGCAAAACACTATAACCTCACTCTGTTGCCTGCTGCCTGGCAGTGTACAGCTGTGCAGTCTGCCATGCTCGCACTTCCGGCATCCCTTGATGGTGTCGGTGAAGTGCTGGATATCCGGCAGAAGAAATTGAAAGAGGGAAAAGACCTCGTCCGGTACTTCTCCATGCCCTGTAAGCCGACGAAAGCAAACGGCGGCAGAACAAGAAATCTTCCGGAGCATGATCCCGGGAAGTGGAAACAATTTAAGTCTTACTGCATCAGGGACGTTGAGGCAGAGCGTGAGATCAGATATAAGCTGAGAAACTTCCCAATCCCGGAGAGTGAACAGTTGTTGTACCAGATGGATCAGGAAATCAATGATCGTGGCGTGCTCGTCGATCAAGTGCTCGTGGAACATGCTGTAACGTGTGATACAGAGTATCGGCAGCAGGTTACAAGGCGTGCTTATGAACTGTCCGGCCTTGAGAATCCGAACTCTCCGGCACAGATCAAGGACTGGCTAAGTGATAGAGGTGTGCAGGTTGACAGTCTATCAAAAAAGGCCGTGACAGACCTCATCGGGGAGACGAAGGGGGAAGTGCTGGAGATGTTAAAGCTCCGGCTTCTCATGGCAAAAACATCCGTCAAAAAGTATGAGGCAATTCAAAGGTCGGTATGTTCTGACGGACGAGTACACGGCCTGCTGCAGTTTTACGGCGCAAACAGGACTGGTCGCTGGTGTCTTACTGGAGATCATGAGGTGTTAACGCCGAACGGATGGGTGAGGCTTGACGAGTTTCAGGGCGGCAAGATGATGTGTTGGAACAGTACAACAGAGACGCTTTCATTTCAGGAGACTAAGCCAGTCGCATTTCCTTATGAAGGTGAGCTGGTGACTTATACAGGAAAGCGCATCTCTCAGGTGGCCACGCCGGATCATCGTATGGCGACATTAAGTAAAGAAGGTCTCTGGGAAGAAAGGACAGTGGAAGACATCGGGGAGCATAGATTCAAGATTCCGTTTACTGGAAAGCGGATTGTAAAGCAAAGACCATATGATGTGCCGGAACTCAAAGTCCTTATTATGACACAGGCAGATGGACATTATACGGCAGACGGGGCAGTAAGATTTCATTTCAGTAAGGAACGCAAGATCCTAAGGTGTCAGGAGTTACTTACAAATTGCGGTTTGCATTATGTTATACAGTCGAATGGTGATGGGACGACAGTTATTACAGTGAAATCGTCACAGGTACCTCTGTGGCTTAGGATGTTTTCAAAGAAGACGTTTGGATACTGGATGCTGGACGAGCCGCAGGAGATTGTTTTCGAAGAATTGGTCTTTTGGGATGGATATCGATCTGCTCCTAACTCAATTCAATATTCAACCAAGGTTAGGCAGAATGCGGATGTGATTCAGGCCTGTGCATTATGTGCCGGGTACAGCGCAACACTCAAAACAAAGAAACATGAAACCAGCGAATGGTCAGATGCTTATATCGTGAATATCTGGCTTACACCGGGGCATGGGACATCGATCAGAAGGGAGCAGGTTGGAAGGGTAGATTATACCGGGACAGTCTATTGTGCTGAAACATCGACAGGCTTTTTTCCAGTGAGGCGTGATGGCAGGGTATGGATAACAGGCAACTCCGGAAGGCTCGTGCAGGTTCAGAACTTGCCGCAGAATCATCTGGAAGATCTGTCCCTTGCCCGGGATCTGGTAAAGGCCGGAGACTACGAGACATTGGATCTGCTGTTTGATTCGGTACCAGGAGTCTTGTCGGAACTGATCCGGACAGCCTTCATTCCAAAGTCGGGCTGCCGATTCATCGTCGCGGACTTTTCTGCCATTGAAGCAAGAGTGCTCGCGTGGCTTTCCGGGGAGCAGTGGCGTATTGAAACCTTCAAAGAGGGTGGCGACATTTACTGCGCATCAGCATCAAAGATGTTTGGTGTTCCGGTCGTAAAGCATGGGGAGAATGGACATCTCAGGCAGAAAGGCAAGATCGCAGAATTAGCTCTTGGCTACGGTGGCTCGACAGGAGCCTTGACAGCGATGGGCGCAATCGATATGGGCATACCGGAAGAGGAGCTTCCGGTATTGGTGTCACAATGGAGAACAGCAAATCCACATATCACAAAATTCTGGTGGGATATCGATGTGGCTTCCAAGAAGGCAGTAAGGGAAAAGACCACGGTGTCCTGCGGCAATATCGTATTTGAGTACAGGTCAGGGATTTTATTCATCACCCTGCCATCAGGCAGGAGATTGTCATACGTGAAGCCGAGACTGGAGACAAACAGGTTTGAACGTCCTGCCATCACCTATGAGGGCGCAGGCGAGAGTAAGAAATGGATGCGCATCGAGACCTATGGCGCAAAGCTGACAGAAAACATTGTGCAGGCGACAGCCAGAGACCTTCTGGCGCAGGCCATGCTACGGCTTCGGGCAGCAGGCTTTGAAATCGTTATGCATATTCACGATGAGGCAGTGTGCGAAGTTCCTGTCGGGCAGTCGTCTGTGGAGGAGGTTTGCAGGATTATGACAGAAGTACCCAAGTGGGCAGCAGAGCTTCCTTTAAATGCCGATGGGTACGAATGCACTTTTTATAAAAAAGACTGA
- a CDS encoding phage terminase small subunit P27 family, with translation MATRGRKPTPTAIKMLEGNPGKRSLNTNEPKPKKNAPRCPAWLEDEAKKEWKRMSKVLEQMGLLTDMDMAAFAGYCQAYARWKEAEEFLTQHGSIVRTPNGYLQQVPQVTIAQTNRRDMLRFCEQFGLTPSARSRIVGDGAATDTEDDMEMLLGGE, from the coding sequence ATGGCTACAAGGGGAAGAAAGCCGACTCCAACAGCGATCAAGATGCTGGAAGGCAATCCCGGAAAGCGCAGCTTAAATACAAATGAGCCAAAACCGAAAAAGAACGCGCCGAGATGTCCTGCGTGGCTTGAGGATGAAGCGAAGAAGGAATGGAAGCGCATGAGCAAAGTCTTAGAGCAGATGGGGCTTCTTACGGATATGGATATGGCGGCCTTTGCCGGATACTGTCAGGCATATGCCAGATGGAAGGAGGCGGAGGAATTTCTCACCCAGCATGGGAGCATTGTTAGGACACCGAATGGATATCTGCAGCAGGTGCCGCAGGTGACGATCGCGCAGACCAACAGACGCGATATGCTCCGCTTCTGCGAGCAGTTCGGCCTTACGCCATCCGCAAGATCAAGGATTGTTGGTGACGGTGCTGCGACAGATACAGAAGATGATATGGAGATGCTGCTTGGAGGTGAATGA
- a CDS encoding DUF2815 family protein, producing MSKNVSTKVIVPCRFSYLHCWEPDSVNGGDPKYSVSAIVPKSDKKTIDAINAAIEQAKKDSVSKWGGKVPANLKLPLRDGDIDRPDDEAYKDAYFFNANSRQAPQVVDAHVQPILDQSEVYSGCYGKISVTFYGYNSNGNRGVAAGLGNIQKLKDGESLGGRTTAAEDFDTEDDDDFLS from the coding sequence ATGAGTAAGAATGTTAGTACGAAGGTTATTGTTCCCTGCAGATTCAGCTATCTTCACTGCTGGGAGCCGGATTCAGTAAACGGCGGAGATCCGAAGTATAGCGTCTCGGCAATTGTGCCGAAGTCAGATAAGAAGACCATTGATGCAATCAATGCGGCAATCGAGCAGGCTAAGAAGGACTCGGTTTCCAAGTGGGGCGGCAAGGTTCCGGCAAACCTGAAGCTGCCTCTCAGAGACGGTGACATCGACAGACCGGACGATGAGGCATATAAGGATGCATATTTTTTCAATGCCAATTCCCGTCAGGCTCCGCAGGTTGTGGATGCGCATGTACAGCCGATCCTCGACCAGAGCGAAGTCTACAGCGGATGCTACGGCAAGATCAGTGTTACGTTCTATGGCTACAATAGCAACGGTAATAGAGGAGTCGCGGCTGGTCTTGGAAACATCCAGAAGCTGAAAGACGGTGAGAGCCTCGGTGGTCGCACCACAGCAGCAGAGGATTTCGACACAGAGGATGATGACGATTTCCTGTCATAA
- a CDS encoding DEAD/DEAH box helicase: protein MIYKPHDYQRYATDYILTHPATCLMLDMGLGKTIITLTALWHLCLDRFDVSRVLIVAPKRVAEDTWPRELSKWEHLSGLTYSLVMGSKEKREQALRQDSFLYITNRENLCWLIDNHKWDFDMVVLDELSSFKSNRAQRFKAMKKVRPLCRRIVGLTGTPAPNSLMDLWAEMYLMDMGQRLGRFITGYRDRYFVPDKRNREIIYSYKPREGAEDAIYRQISDICISMKAADHIKMPERINNVVEVTMSSKEQKIYDAFKKDMVVQVKETELDAVNAAALSGKLLQMANGAVYGEGKCVIPIHDKKLDALEDLVEAANGKPLLVAYWYKHDLTRLQDRFKEARIIDRPADIADWNNGKISIGLIHPAAASHGLNLQEGGCTIVWFGLTWSLELYQQLNARLWRQGQKETVIIYHIVAKGTIDTDVLKALERKDAGQSALIDAVRAQIGGKA, encoded by the coding sequence ATGATATACAAACCACATGATTATCAGCGGTATGCGACGGATTACATTCTGACGCATCCAGCCACCTGCCTGATGCTTGATATGGGATTAGGCAAGACGATCATCACCCTTACAGCACTATGGCACCTGTGCCTTGACAGGTTCGATGTATCGAGAGTGCTGATCGTAGCACCTAAGAGGGTGGCAGAGGACACGTGGCCACGTGAGCTAAGCAAGTGGGAGCACCTATCCGGGCTTACGTATTCGCTCGTCATGGGAAGCAAGGAAAAACGTGAGCAGGCACTGCGGCAGGATTCTTTCCTGTATATTACAAATCGCGAGAATCTCTGCTGGCTGATCGACAATCACAAATGGGATTTTGACATGGTCGTGCTCGATGAACTTAGCAGCTTCAAGTCAAACCGGGCGCAGCGGTTTAAGGCCATGAAGAAGGTGAGACCTCTATGCAGAAGGATCGTCGGCCTGACCGGAACGCCTGCGCCGAACTCGCTGATGGATCTCTGGGCTGAGATGTATCTGATGGATATGGGGCAGCGGCTTGGAAGATTTATCACAGGATACCGGGATCGGTACTTTGTGCCAGATAAAAGGAATCGCGAGATCATCTATAGCTATAAGCCGCGCGAGGGCGCAGAGGATGCGATCTACAGACAGATCTCTGATATCTGTATCTCCATGAAGGCAGCGGATCATATCAAAATGCCAGAGAGGATTAATAACGTGGTAGAAGTCACCATGAGCAGCAAGGAGCAGAAAATCTATGATGCCTTCAAAAAGGATATGGTCGTGCAGGTAAAGGAAACAGAGCTTGATGCGGTAAATGCGGCGGCGCTCTCAGGGAAACTCCTGCAGATGGCAAACGGCGCAGTCTACGGTGAAGGCAAATGCGTGATACCGATACACGATAAGAAGCTCGATGCACTTGAGGACCTGGTCGAAGCTGCAAATGGTAAACCGCTCCTGGTCGCGTACTGGTATAAACACGATCTTACGAGGCTGCAGGATCGGTTCAAAGAGGCGAGGATAATCGACAGGCCAGCGGATATTGCAGACTGGAATAATGGTAAGATCAGCATCGGCCTGATTCATCCTGCGGCAGCATCTCACGGACTGAACCTGCAAGAAGGAGGATGTACTATCGTCTGGTTTGGCCTGACATGGTCGCTGGAACTTTACCAGCAATTAAATGCCCGGCTCTGGCGGCAGGGGCAGAAAGAGACTGTGATCATTTATCACATCGTGGCAAAGGGAACAATTGACACTGACGTGCTGAAGGCACTGGAGAGAAAAGACGCCGGACAGTCGGCACTTATCGATGCGGTCAGAGCACAGATCGGAGGGAAGGCATGA